In Podarcis raffonei isolate rPodRaf1 chromosome 11, rPodRaf1.pri, whole genome shotgun sequence, the sequence TGACaattggctgtggctgcagcaatTGGGTGTGCTATTTATGACAGAGGTGAGGTGTGCATGCACTTGGCTGTTGTTGCGTCGAGTGGGCAGGTGGGCTTTTGGCGGTGAGCGTGCCGACAATTAGTGGCCGTGGCGATGCATGCTATTTGCAGGCAGGTTGTAGAGTGATTGGGGGCGgtgcccctcccccaaaaagctgaacaactctgggcaatccacccctTTTTTGTGGTCCAAAAAAAGAGGGGGCGTCTTATAAATGGGggggtgttatacatggaaaaatacagtagtctagTTAATGGGATCATTTGAAAAAATGCTTCTTGACCTGCTACTAGAATAATAGAAATTCCAGGTCAAAGCCTTAAATGAGTGTATTTAGAGTGTGGATGCTGGAAAGAGAGATAAACCAGCATCACAGTGTATCTGGCATGTGCAACTTGGGCCTCATCTGCACGGTACATTTAAAGCTGTGTCattccactttaaatagtcatgcaaccagtgtgctgtggcaccctggggtgccttgaatgatggtcaggggtgcacagctgtttcttgcagcagccctggctacaagctccctgggcgaatggtgcctctggggctagaTAGGGGGtgctggctgccaggagctgaggcggccttggagtaagcaagcaagcgggcgagggagcccagccaacCAGTCTGCCAGCTCTTGCtggggaatggacagacaagtcccagtcccctgtggggcagtgtgaggaggcacctctctttggggcaggggcagctCAGAGTCCAGgggcagcggctgcccagaggacttctaaggagaggggagaggagaggaggctgagggaaccctccacaagggagggtgtttgaacaaggatgagaggctgccagcattgcaggcaaggggtgacataactgggctcctgagccccacaggggtgccgcagaaagaatgtagttggtcaagggagccatggactcaaaaaggttgaaaacttctgTTTTAGATTTAGAAATTCAgggatttctcctcctgtgaaatTGTGCGGGGAGCTCCATAATTAGAACTAGCTTCCTACTCAGAAATTCATCCCCAAAATGTGGAAAGTAGAAGGAACATGGTTGAAGAGGGCAAGTCTGCCTAGTGGGACTTTGTTTCCCTGCTTCTAAATCACACAATTGGAAACATATGAAGAAGATCTGAACAGAGATTAGGTTATTCTTAATTACTTCCATAGGACACAACTCCTGTTTGTGTAGAGAATCGTAATTTTGGCACCTGTACCCATATCATGTGTGCAGACACACCATTATTCATACCTCATCGAGTGCCGAGAGGCTCGTTCACATGTTACACTGAACACAAGAAAAAACAGTCTCGACACATGCACAAGCACTGGTTTCCAAGGGTGTACACTTGTTGATTTGCACAGCTCAACTACTGTGTATACACGGGACACAGACTGCATACCCACTGAATGTTACCTGTGAATAACTGTACCAGTGTACAGCACAACAATTTCTGTACACTCATTTAACGTAACATGTGCACTCCCCTAATCAAATCGCCCTTTAGGAAGACAAGAGCACACACCTGATGCCGTCTTTCCAGAGCTAACCTCCACTAATTGGGGGGATAACAGCAACCTCGTCCCCTGGGTTGAGGACCACCAGTTGATCCCCAAGAAGCACGTATTCCTGGCGGACAGCAAAGACGACTTGTTCCTGTATAGCAGCGAGCCTAAAGAACGACATCAGGAGAAAGAGTAATGTTTCCTAGGACACCACAGGCCTGAGGCTAAACAACTCAAACCAGCTGAAGAGGAATCAGGTATCCCAAATGTAAAACCAGTTCCTGAAAAGAGCTAGTGGCAGAAAAGATTCACAAGGTGGGACAGAGCTGCTATACTAGCTTTCAGGTGTTGCTTACCAGTAGGTAGAGGGTTAATGCAGTCAAGAAATCTGAGCTGCCTTGCccttcctggtaagcaacagGGAACCACCTGCCAGGAAGCCAGCATAGCAAATCCATACGCCCCACAGGCTCTGTGACACTCACTTATCAAGACCAGTTCCTGAACTCTGATTTCCCAAGCAACCAAGAATTCAAATGTTTGCCACTTGTTTCTTTGAGGAGACCATCCGCCTACAAGGAAATAGAAGGACCACCACTACAAGTGGTGGGAAATGGAAATCAACTGGGAAATGGAATCTCAGTGTGATGGTCACAGTAGTCATTTCTAACCTggtgcatgggcgtagccaagggggggagcagctgcccacgaaaatcaataaaaatatgtaactaattgaggttctgccccctccctAACATGaagtctgccccccccaataaatcatgacctggtgccctctgaaaactaataataataataataataaattttatttatatcccgccctccccagccgaagccgggctcagggcggctaacaacaatcaaataatcaaacaatcaaataaaccaacattctaaaaatatttcattataaaaattaattaaaatcaagttaatggcaaccattaaacaaagctctgtgcaggttgccagaggagggagtcaggctgcgccctgaccaaaggcctggtggaacaactctgtcttgcaggccctgcggaaagatgtcaagtcccgcagggccctagtctcttctgacagagcgttccaccagattggagccgcagccgagaaggccctggctctagttgaggccagcctaacctctctgaggcctgggactttcaggatgtttttatttgcagaccgtaggtttctttgtggggcataccaggagaggcggtcccgtaggtacgagggtcctaggccgtatagggctttaaaggttaaaaccagcaccttaaacctgatcctgtactccaccgggagccagtgcagctgatatagcaccggatgaatgtggtctcgcagcgaagaccccataaggagtctcgccgcggcattctgcacccgctggagtttctgggtcagtctcaagggcagccccacgtagagcgagttacaataatccagtctggaggtgaccgtcgcatggatcacagtggctaggtcagggcgagagagataaggggccaactgcttagcttggcggagatgaaaaaatgccgcctttgttatagctgtaatctgcgcctccatagagagggaggtatcgaagattacacccaaactcttaacggacggtgctggcactaactgcacccccgcaagagatgggagttgccccctcaatcccatatcgtcccgtcccagccagaggacctctgtcttcgaaggatttaacttcaaccggctcccacgtaaccatccagccacagcctccaggcatctggtcagtgtgtctggggccgagtcaggatggccatccatcaacagatagagttgggtgtcatcggcatactgatggcaacccagcccaaaactccaaacaagctgggcgagggggcgcataaagatgttaaaaagcattggggagagaatcgcaccctgaggcactccacacaccaaggagtggcgcgatgacaattcccccccaagcgccaccctctgtccccgaccagagagaaacgagcgcagccattggaggactgtgccctggatccccacgtcggcaaggcggtggtctaagagttcgtgatcgaccatgtcaaaggctgctgacaggtctaaaagaatcagcagccctgacccgcctcgatccagctgcctgcggagatcatctgttagggcgaccagagccgtctcggtcccatgaccagctcggaagccggactggaatggatcgagagccgatgtttcatccagaaacccaccaagctgttcagcaaccgctctctcaatcaccttacccaggaacggaagattcgaaaccgggcggtaattggatagatctaaaggatctaatgatgttttctttaagagcgggcgcaccactgcctccttcagttcccctgggaatgtccccgtgccaagggacaaattgatgatatcccccaggggggcccgcacctcatctggacacgctctaatcagccatgacgggcacgggtcaagaggacaggtggtgggctttccagcttggaggagtctgtccacatcggctggagatatccggtcaaagtggtccaatactggacccgaggacagtcgaggggcctccagttcatttattgtgtccaaattggcaggaaggtcatggcggagcaacaggaccttctccgcaaaaaagctcgcaaatgcctcacagctgtgtgtcagattgttatttaaatttggctgtccttcaagggacgttagagacctaattatactaaataattgcgccgggcgagagctagcggatgcaatggaggccgagaagtaagacttcttagcggccttcactgccatctcataggttttcataaaaaccctataagatgttcttgaggctccgtcacgagcaccccgccatactcgctctagccgtctgagatcccgcttcattttccgaagctcctcggtaaaccagggagcccggtttctgtggggtcgcagagggcgcttaggtgcgatctcatcgatggctgccaggagctgggtattccagccctcaacaagctcagtcaatgagtcgccagggggagcaaggtcccgcaaggcctgacggaatctatcagggtccatcagcctctgcgggcgagcccaaattggctcgccacctaagcagggtgggggtggaaagtcaatcctggctttcagagcatagtgatcagaccatggcactttcatcaaaggagacatgatcacatctataccggcaccaaagatcaagtccagcgtgtggcctgcttgatgtgtggggcccgaaacaaactgggagagccctagtgttgccatggaagacaccaggtccagagcctgtgaggagggagtggcatcagcatggatgttgaagtcccccaataccaataggttagggaactccaaggcccagccagccaccgcctccagcaggcctgacagggtggctgctggtgcgctaggtggccggtacaccagccagacagccaagctcacctcagagccccacactaggccaacacattcaatgccggggatcagtggcgatggtagagccctgaaagaacaatcttcccggattaataatgccacccctcccccccggcccacagtccgtgactggtggaggacggagaaacccgggggcgccatctctcgtaaggtaacagtttccccttcgcgcacccaggtctccgtcacacaagccagatcgaccccctgcgaggtaaagaaatctcgcagggtggcggttttgttgcctatagacctggcattgcacaacaccagtgacggaggtgagtaatccttgctcaccctaccctcgtccctcgggatggggcgcagattggaaggggtacgagcatatctgtatctcgatccccttcgcctataacatctgcccccaccgccatacctccctcgcccctccacggtagcaatcccaagcctcatacttgcctccatttacagaatagaaaaacaaaacaaccaaaagcaattatacccaaacaaaaccaatcccaccccacttaatatccaaccccaaaccaaaacaaaacggaacaaaacaaaaatacatagataaaaaccaccattcacggtggtacaacagaataaacaataaaaacacctttaaaacatcttaaaatatataaaaacatctttaacatttgctgcagcagcaccagtgtccttaaagctgTCACAGAGGTGagcctgggccccgccccctaggccagatggaattagcctgaggagggagcggccttcccccacactcacggtgcagcagcagcaatgtcccaatgcctcaatgaggcctcttaaagccgtggcgaaggtgagtctgggccccgccccctaggccagatggaaatagcctgaggagggagcggccttcccccacactcacggtgcagcagcagcaatgtcccaatgcctcaatgaggcctcttaaagccgtggcgaaggtgagtctgggccccgccccctaggccagatggaaatagcctgaggagggagcggccttccctcacacttacggtgcagcagcagcaatgtcccaatgcctcaatgaggcctcttaaagccgtggcgaaggtgagtctgggccccgccccctaggccaggtggaaatagcctgaggagggagcggccttcccccacactcacggtgcagcagcagcaatgtcccaatgcctcaatgaggcctcttaaagccgtggcgaaggtgagtctgggccccgccccctaggccagatggaaatagcctgaggagggagcggccttccctcacacttacggtgcagcagcagcaatgtcccaatgcctcaatgaggcctcttaaagccgtggcgaaggtgagtctgggccccgccccctaggccaggtggaaatagcctgaggagggagcggccttccctcacactcacggtgcagcagcagcaatcccaggaacggcttcaaccggccggctaaaccaggtgaggatacctgaggggtctcaaatccttggtgtaTTAGGGAATTCTGTTGCAGGTGAAGAAAAGCCCCCACGCCCTGCGGCCCCATCTCTCCGTCCGGCGGGGCCCCCCAAGACGAGCAGGGGAGGACaaggggggtctctatccaggcgtctacaagtcccatcagcctctgcactACCTaggcctgattattattattattattattattattattcaacttaACGcctccctatacccggaggtctcagggcggttcacaacaaaaCCACAACATATTAAATCATaccaaaagcagtaacccaagaaccccccccccccacacacatggcATGCTAAGTCTAGAACATCTGGGCAGCACCAGGTTTGCAAAGGATAAGTTAAGAGGGTCAAACAAGGaccaggagacccaagtttggctaCGATGtttactgggtgatcttgggtcaGTTACACACTCAAAAGGCAGCATCTTTTACCAGTCAGAAGTCATCATACCTTGAATGCCTCTTGACAATTTCTTCCCACAGCTGCAGGGATGTTATCTGTTGGGGCACGGAAATGGTCTCAGTGCGGACACCGGCTAATTCGGCACTTTTTGCAAAGTACAGCACTACCACCTGTTTTAGAAATGCAAACCAGATAGATAATAATAGTCACTCACCTATGCCTACACAAGCTACTATGAGTTCTTCAAAGGAACAAGAGCAGGGTTGTGAGCGAATAAACCTACCCTTTTCTTAGTTGCCCACAGCATACGTAACTCACGAATTCATAGAACAGCCCGGCACCATCAAATAGCATTATTATTCCCATACCAGCTGAAGATCAGGATAAAAATACATTCTTAAAATTTGAGATTGCACATTGTAACAATGGCTCACCTAAGGCCATAGGGGACTgcgctggaccatcaagaagtaATTTCCCCCCGCCTTCCTCGGTCAGCAAACCtgcttggaagcaagttccacaaAGGCCAAGGAAGTCAAGTCAGGCTTTTTAAACACAAGCACAACAGCAGTGCTGCATTGTTCGCTGGTCTCCAGTGTAAACAGACCAAATGCACtcaaggaaaataaaatgaaaaaagattCCCTGCAGCTCGGTTCACATCAGTTAAGAGCATGGAACCAATGTATATATGGATAACTTCCAATAAAGGGATAGTGGATAAATGTG encodes:
- the LOC128423361 gene encoding molybdopterin synthase sulfur carrier subunit-like — protein: MSCEVVVLYFAKSAELAGVRTETISVPQQITSLQLWEEIVKRHSRLAAIQEQVVFAVRQEYVLLGDQLVVLNPGDEVAVIPPISGG